The Panicum virgatum strain AP13 chromosome 6K, P.virgatum_v5, whole genome shotgun sequence nucleotide sequence TCCTCCGGTCTATGGGCAACAGTACCATCCTATGGCAGAGCTTCGACCACCCAGCTGATACCCTCCTTCCTGGTATGAACCTCAGGATCAGCCACAAAATGCATCAGGTACAACACCTTATTTCCTGGAAAGGCCCACAGGATCCATCCCCTGGACCCTTCTCCTATGGCGCAGATCCCAATAGCTTCCTGCAGCGCTTCATCTGGAACAGCACAAGACCGCACCATCGAAGCCCAGTGTGGACTAGCTACTTCCTTCTTGGGAGCTACATGGACAACCTTCATCCTACAATTTACATGGCGGTACATCGCGGAGATGATGATGAGGTGTACATGTCCTTTGGCACCCCGATCGACTCCGTGTCTTTGTTGATTAGGATGGAGATAAGCTACACAGGCAAGGCAAATATACTAAGCTGGAACAACAACATGTCGGCATGGACAGCCCTGTACACACAGCCTGCACATGAGTGCAATTTGTATGCATACTGTGGTCCATACGGCTACTGTGACAACAGTGAAATAATCCCGACATGCAAGTGTCTTGATGGTTTCGAACCGAATGATGAAGAAGCCTGGATCAATGGCAgatttttggagggatgtcacCGGAAGAAGGCACTAAGGTGTAGCGGTGGAGATGATTTCTTGACCTTGCCAGGCATGAAGGTCCCTGACAATTTCCTCTTCATCGGAAACAAAAGTTTTGATGAATGCACGGAGGAATGCCGTAGCAACTGCTCCTGCGTGGCATATGCTTATGCCAACATGAGCACCAGGGCAATTGATGGGGATGACACGAGGTGCCTGATATGGACTGGGATGTTGATTGATATGGAGAAGTGCAGCGAAGGAGGGGAGAACCTATATATTCGTACCAAAAAAATAAGCGGTATGATTTCTTGCTTCTATTTGTCTGCTTACCTTACTAGGCAGGTGTTTGGATTCCTTGAATTCATACTTCATAATAAAGAGGGTCCTATTGAAACTGGAGAACAGAGGACCTATATTTGTGAAGTATTAGACTAAAGTAGGGTCAGTGTGAAAAACACTTGACATACCTAGTAGTGGGTGAGATGGGTGAAGTTTGTTGATTGTCCATGATTATAATCTTTGCAGGTAGCATGCTAACAACCAACATCCTTGAAATTGTACTGCCAGTTCTGGCAGCTTTGCTGGCACTCATTTGCATAGTGCTTGTTTGGATCTGCTGGTTTAGAGGTACACAAGCACTCACCCCccacaccccaccccaccccacatgTCTATCACTATTTTTCCCTCTCTGTTTTCTCTATCGAATGAAAACTGAAGAGACATTATATGCATTTCTGTTAGGAAAACAAGGCAGCAAGGAAATCTGTACTATGCTGATGCTAGGAGACAGAGGGAGTACTTATGAACTTGCTGATAGAAAAATAGATTTGCCATTGATTAGCTTCAGGGAAGTTGCCACGGCAACACAGAATTTTTCTGATTCAGCCATACTTGGAAGAGGAGGATTTGGCACTGTTTACAAGGTGAGGAAACTTGAGCTTGTAGTTTCAGTGGTCAATTGCAATTGGATTTCTAACTTCTCTGATTcaagatttttttaatttatttaggGAACATTGGGAGATAAGGACATTGCAGTGAAAAGGCTCTGTAAAGGTTCTGGTCAAGGGGTAGTGGAGTTCAAAAATGAAGCAGCTCTGATTACCAAGTTGCAACACAGAAACTTAGTTAAACTTCTAGGGTGCTGCAATGATAAAGATGAGAAACTACTGATCTATGAATACCTTCCTAACAATAGTTTGGATGCCTTCCTTTTCAGTATGTTCTGCTCACTTATCGTGAAAGCTCAAGTTCTCAACCATTAACCGAAGAAATATACACAACTGATAGGATGCTTCATCTATCCTTGACAGATGCTGCAAGAAAGTCATTGCTTGACTGGCCCACAAGATTCGAGATAATCAAAGGCATAGCTAGAGGCCTTCTATATCTTCACCAAGATTCAAGTCTGACAATAATTCATAGAGATCTCAAGGCAGGCAATGTATTGTTGGATGCTGAAATGAAGCCCAAGATATCTGATTTTGGTACAGCTAGGATCTTTGGTATCGACGAACAACAATCAAATACCAACAGAGTCGTGGGAACTTAGTGAGTGATTTCTTTCACAGAGTAAATTTCTAAGCAACCATCATACCATTGTTCTTGAACTATTTAAGATAAAACTGTATGCTTCTTCTGATATTATGGTGCGAACAGTGGTTACATGTCGCCTGAATATGCACTAGAAGGCACCATTTCTCTCAAATCCGATGTCTACAGCTTCGGTGTGTTGCTATTGGAGGTTGTAAGTGGCTTGAAGATCAGTGCGGCTGGCCCAGTCACAGGTGCACCGAACCTTATAGCTCGTGTAAGTTTTTTTAAGTCCCCCAAAATTATTTAATTGGTGAAATTCAACCCTTGATGTATTTAACACATGATTGCATGCTGATCGATTGACTTAGGCATGGGGCTTGTGGAAGGATGGAAACTTGCGTGATTTGGTGGACTCATCAATTGTTGAGAGCTGTTCACTAGATGAAGTTCTACGATGTATCCACATCGGTCTCCTGTTGGTGCAAGACGACCCGAATGCTCGTCCTCTTATGTCATGGGTGGTGTCAAGCTTGGATAACAATGACATTGAGCTCCCACAGCCTAGTGAGCCTCTCTGCATTGCAAGGAGAAACTACAGAACTGGTGAAGCAGGAGAAAGTTATGTAAGTGACATGAGCCTCGGAGCGCTGGAAGGGCGCTAAAGGCTCCTCACTTATTTCCTCAAAATTCAAAGACCCCCAATATAGAACAGAAACCGATATCTTTTCAAACAAAGGTAATTCATGGCATCATCGACAGCTCTCACTTATTAGCTGCAATTGAACAACTTGTCCAGGGATCGAGCAGCTCAGCAATGGAGACATAGGCGTGGATGTGATCGGAGGAACTCTGCCTATCTCGATGCCATATATACGTTCATAGTTTCTCTATCTACTCGGCTTGTTTGTTCTGATCTCTCCATCCAAATATTGTCATTTCTGTTCTTCGCTGTACCGAACTACTACCATCTAGGCAAAGCTTGCCATCAGATTGTAGCATGGACTTGTTGATTGTTCCAGTAATGAAGCGAAATTGTGATCGTGGAACTGAAATAATATTGCTGCTGGTGCTATCGGTGCTGAAGTCATGTCCACAAGAGATGAGGAGTGCACGCATGGGACTCCCATCTCCATGGATTATGGTTCTTTCTCCATGACGCATACTGTTAGGTCGCCCCAGATGCCAGCCAGTGCAAACTACGTTTCCTAACCATCATCATGACGGAACTAATTTTGCTCAGCATCTCCATCGAAGCACGTTATCTGGTTGGCTCCGTTTCAGACTATAAATAGCCGCAGACAGTTTTAGCCGTTGCTTGATTACTCATCAGTGATTTGAAAACAGAATGTAGCAGTTGCCATTTTTGAGCTTGGACCCTGAACCAGCATTTGGCCAGAGATTCTGGTATCAGGTTTCCTTTGCTACTCATGTTTGAGCTGTGATATGGGTGTGCGCTGTGCCTTTGCCATGCATTATTCCAACGGTTGGGAACACGTTGCACGCCTTATATTAANNNNNNNNNNNNNNNNNNNNNNNNNNNNNNNNNNNNNNNNNNNNNNNNNNNNNNNNNNNNNNNNNNNNNNNNNNNNNNNNNNNNNNNNNNNNNNNNNNNNNNNNNNNNNNNNNNNNNNNNNNNNNNNNNNNNNNNNNNNNNNNNNNNNNNNNNNNNNNNNNNNNNNNNNNNNNNNNNNNNNNNNNNNNNNNNNNNNNNNNNNNNNNNNNNNNNNNNNNNNNNNNNNNNNNNNNNNNNNNNNNNNNNNNNNNNNNNNNNNNNNNNNNNNNNNNNNNNNNNNNNNNNNNNNNNNNNNNNNNNNNNNNNNNNNNNNNNNNNNNNNNNNNNNNNNNNNNNNNNNNNNNNNNNNNNNNNNNNNNNNNNNNNNNNNNNNNNNNNNNNNNNNNNNNNNNNNNNNNNNNNNNNNNNNNNNNNNNNNNNNNNNNNNNNNNNNNNNNNNNNNNNNNNNNNNNNNNNNNNNNNNNNNNNNNNNNNNNNNNNNNNNNNNNNNNNNNNNNNNNNNNNNNNNNNNNNNNNNNNNNNNNNNNNNNNNNNNNNNNNNNNNNNNNNNNNNNNNNNNNNNNNNNNNNNNNNNNNNNNNNNNNNNNNNNNNNNNNNNNNNNNNNNNNNNNNNNNNNNNNNNNNNNNNNNNNNNNNNNNNNNNNNNNNNNNNNNNNNNNNNNNNNNNNNNNNNNNNNNNNNNNNNNNNNNNNNNNNNNNNNNNNNNNNNNNNNNNNNNNNNNNNNNNNNNNNNNNNNNNNNNNNNNNNNNNNNNNNNNNNNNNNNNNNNNNNNNNNNNNNNNNNNNNNNNNNNNNNNNNNNNNNNNNNNNNNNNNNNNNNNNNNNNNNNNNNNNNNNNNNNNNNNNNNNNNNNNNNNNNNNNNNNNNNNNNNNNNNNNNNNNNNNNNNNNNNNNNNNNNNNNNNNNNNNNNNNNNNNNNNNNNNNNNNNNNNNNNNNNNNNNNNNNNNNNNNNNNNNNNNNNNNNNNNNNNNNNNNNNNNNNNNNNNNNNNNNNNNNNNNNNNNNNNNNNNNNNNNNNNNNNNNNNNNNNNNNNNNNNNNNNNNNNNNNNNNNNNNNNNNNNNNNNNNNNNNNNNNNNNNNNNNNNNNNNNNNNNNNNNNNNNNNNNNNNNNNNNNNNNNNNNNNNNNNNNNNNNNNNNNNNNNNNNNNNNNNNNNNNNNNNNNNNNNNNNNNNNNNNNNNNNNNNNNNNNNNNNNNNNNNNNNNNNNNNNNNNNNNNNNNNNNNNNNNNNNNNNNNNNNNNNNNNNNNNNNNNNNNNNNNNNNNNNNNNNNNNNNNNNNNNNNNNNNNNNNNNNNNNNNNNNNNNNNNNNNNNNNNNNNNNNNNNNNNNNNNNNNNNNNNNNNNNNNNNNNNNNNNNNNNNNNNNNNNNNNNNNNNNNNNNNNNNNNNNNNNNNNNNNNNNNNNNNNNNNNNNNNNNNNNNNNNNNNNNNNNNNNNNNNNNNNNNNNNNNNNNNNNNNNNNNNNNNNNNNNNNNNNNNNNNNNNNNNNNNNNNNNNNNNNNNNNNNNNNNNNNNNNNNNNNNNNNNNNNNNNNNNNNNNNNNNNNNNNNNNNNNNNNNNNNNNNNNNNNNNNNNNNNNNNNNNNNNNNNNNNNNNNNNNNNNNNNNNNNNNNNNNNNNNNNNNNNNNNNNNNNNNNNNNNNNNNNNNNNNNNNNNNNNNNNNNNNNNNNNNNNNNNNNNNNNNNNNNNNNNNNNNNNNNNNNNNNNNNNNNNNNNNNNNNNNNNNNNNNNNNNNNNNNNNNNNNNNNNNNNNNNNNNNNNNNNNNNNNNNNNNNNNNNNNNNNNNNNNNNNNNNNNNNNNNNNNNNNNNNNNNNNNNNNNNNNNNNNNNNNNNNNNNNNNNNNNNNNNNNNNNNNNNNNNNNNNNNNNNNNNNNNNNNNNNNNNNNNNNNNNNNNNNNNNNNNNNNNNNNNNNNNNNNNNNNNNNNNNNNNNNNNNNNNNNNNNNNNNNNNNNNNNNNNNNNNNNNNNNNNNNNNNNNNNNNNNNNNNNNNNNNNNNNNNNNNNNNNNNNNNNNNNNNNNNNNNNNNNNNNNNNNNNNNNNNNNNNNNNNNNNNNNNNNNNNNNNNNNNNNNNNNNNNNNNNNNNNNNNNNNNNNNNNNNNNNNNNNNNNNNNNNNNNNNNNNNNNNNNNNNNNNNNNNNNNNNNNNNNNNNNNNNNNNNNNNNNNNNNNNNNNNNNNNNNNNNNNNNNNNNNNNNNNNNNNNNNNNNNNNNNNNNNNNNNNNNNNNNNNNNNNNNNNNNNNNNNNNNNNNNNNNNNNNNNNNNNNNNNNNNNNNNNNNNNNNNNNNNNNNNNNNNNNNNNNNNNNNNNNNNNNNNNNNNNNNNNNNNNNNNNNNNNNNNNNNNNNNNNNNNNNNNNNNNNNNNNNNNNNNNNNNNNNNNNNNNNNNNNNNNNNNNNNNNNNNNNNNNNNNNNNNNNNNNNNNNNNNNNNNNNNNNNNNNNNNNNNNNNNNNNNNNNNNNNNNNNNNNNNNNNNNNNNNNNNNNNNNNNNNNNNNNNNNNNNNNNNNNNNNNNNNNNNNNNNNNNNNNNNNNNNNNNNNNNNNNNNNNNNNNNNNNNNNNNNNNNNNNNNNNNNNNNNNNNNNNNNNNNNNNNNNNNNNNNNNNNNNNNNNNNNNNNNNNNNNNNNNNNNNNNNNNNNNNNNNNNNNNNNNNNNNNNNNNNNNNNNNNNNNNNNNNNNNNNNNNNNNNNNNNNNNNNNNNNNNNNNNNNNNNNNNNNNNNNNNNNNNNNNNNNNNNNNNNNNNNNNNNNNNNNNNNNNNNNNNNNNNNNNNNNNNNNNNNNNNNNNNNNNNNNNNNNNNNNNNNNNNNNNNNNNNNNNNNNNNNNNNNNNNNNNNNNNNNNNNNNNNNNNNNNNNNNNNNNNNNNNNNNNNNNNNNNNNNNNNNNNNNNNNNNNNNNNNNNNNNNNNNNNNNNNNNNNNNNNNNNNNNNNNNNNNNNNNNNNNNNNNNNNNNNNNNNNNNNNNNNNNNNNNNNNNNNNNNNNNNNNNNNNNNNNNNNNNNNNNNNNNNNNNNNNNNNNNNNNNNNNNNNNNNNNNNNNNNNNNNNNNNNNNNNNNNNNNNNNNNNNNNNNNNNNNNNNNNNNNNNNNNNNNNNNNNNNNNNNNNNNNNNNNNNNNNNNNNNNNNNNNNNNNNNNNNNNNNNNNNNNNNNNNNNNNNNNNNNNNNNNNNNNNNNNNNNNNNNNNNNNNNNNNNNNNNNNNNNNNNNNNNNNNNNNNNNNNNNNNNNNNNNNNNNNNNNNNNNNNNNNNNNNNNNNNNNNNNNNNNNNNNNNNNNNNNNNNNNNNNNNNNNNNNNNNNNNNNNNNNNNNNNNNNNNNNNNNNNNNNNNNNNNNNNNNNNNNNNNNNNNNNNNNNNNNNNNNNNNNNNNNNNNNNNNNNNNNNNNNNNNNNNNNNNNNNNNNNNNNNNNNNNNNNNNNNNNNNNNNNNNNNNNNNNNNNNNNNNNNNNNNNNNNNNNNNNNNNNNNNNNNNNNNNNNNNNNNNNNNNNNNNNNNNNNNNNNNNNNNNNNNNNNNNNNNNNNNNNNNNNNNNNNNNNNNNNNNNNNNNNNNNNNNNNNNNNNNNNNNNNNNNNNNNNNNNNNNNNNNNNNNNNNNNNNNNNNNNNNNNNNNNNNNNNNNNNNNNNNNNNNNNNNNNNNNNNNNNNNNNNNNNNNNNNNNNNNNNNNNNNNNNNNNNNNNNNNNNNNNNNNNNNNNNNNNNNNNNNNNNNNNNNNNNNNNNNNNNNNNNNNNNNNNNNNNNNNNNNNNNNNNNNNNNNNNNNNNNNNNNNNNNNNNNNNNNNNNNNNNNNNNNNNNNNNNNNNNNNNNNNNNNNNNNNNNNNNNNNNNNNNNNNNNNNNNNNNNNNNNNNNNNNNNNNNNNNNNNNNNNNNNNNNNNNNNNNNNNNNNNNNNNNNNNNNNNNNNNNNNNNNNNNNNNNNNNNNNNNNNNNNNNNNNNNNNNNNNNNNNNNNNNNNNNNNNNNNNNNNNNNNNNNNNNNNNNNNNNNNNNNNNNNNNNNNNNNNNNNNNNNNNNNNNNNNNNNNNNNNNNNNNNNNNNNNNNNNNNNNNNNNNNNNNNNNNNNNNNNNNNNNNNNNNNNNNNNNNNNNNNNNNNNNNNNNNNNNNNNNNNNNNNNNNNNNNNNNNNNNNNNNNNNNNNNNNNNNNNNNNNNNNNNNNNNNNNNNNNNNNNNNNNNNNNNNNNNNNNNNNNNNNNNNNNNNNNNNNNNNNNNNNNNNNNNNNNNNNNNNNNNNNNNNNNNNNNNNNNNNNNNNNNNNNNNNNNNNNNNNNNNNNNNNNNNNNNNNNNNNNNNNNNNNNNNNNNNNNNNNNNNNNNNNNNNNNNNNNNNNNNNNNNNNNNNNNNNNNNNNNNNNNNNNNNNNNNNNNNNNNNNNNNNNNNNNNNNNNNNNNNNNNNNNNNNNNNNNNNNNNNNNNNNNNNNNNNNNNNNNNNNNNNNNNNNNNNNNNNNNNNNNNNNNNNNNNNNNNNNNNNNNNNNNNNNNNNNNNNNNNNNNNNNNNNNNNNNNNNNNNNNNNNNNNNNNNNNNNNNNNNNNNNNNNNNNNNNNNNNNNNNNNNNNNNNNNNNNNNNNNNNNNNNNNNNNNNNNNNNNNNNNNNNNNNNNNNNNNNNNNNNNNNNNNNNNNNNNNNNNNNNNNNNNNNNNNNNNNNNNNNNNNNNNNNNNNNNNNNNNNNNNNNNNNNNNNNNNNNNNNNNNNNNNNNNNNNNNNNNNNNNNNNNNNNNNNNNNNNNNNNNNNNNNNNNNNNNNNNNNNNNNNNNNNNNNNNNNNNNNNNNNNNNNNNNNNNNNNNNNNNNNNNNNNNNNNNNNNNNNNNNNNNNNNNNNNNNNNNNNNNNNNNNNNNNNNNNNNNNNNNNNNNNNNNNNNNNNNNNNNNNNNNNNNNNNNNNNNNNNNNNNNNNNNNNNNNNNNNNNNNNNNNNNNNNNNNNNNNNNNNNNNNNNNNNNNNNNNNNNNNNNNNNNNNNNNNNNNNNNNNNNNNNNNNNNNNNNNNNNNNNNNNNNNNNNNNNNNNNNNNNNNNNNNNNNNNNNNNNNNNNNNNNNNNNNNNNNNNNNNNNNNNNNNNNNNNNNNNNNNNNNNNNNNNNNNNNNNNNNNNNNNNNNNNNNNNNNNNNNNNNNNNNNNNNNNNNNNNNNNNNNNNNNNNNNNNNNNNNNNNNNNNNNNNNNNNNNNNNNNNNNNNNNNNNNNNNNNNNNNNNNNNNNNNNNNNNNNNNNNNNNNNNNNNNNNNNNNNNNNNNNNNNNNNNNNNNNNNNNNNNNNNNNNNNNNNNNNNNNNNNNNNNNNNNNNNNNNNNNNNNNNNNNNNNNNNNNNNNNNNNNNNNNNNNNNNNNNNNNNNNNNNNNNNNNNNNNNNNNNNNNNNNNNNNNNNNNNNNNNNNNNNNNNNNNNNNNNNNNNNNNNNNNNNNNNNNNNNNNNNNNNNNNNNNNNNNNNNNNNNNNNNNNNNNNNNNNNNNNNNNNNNNNNNNNNNNNNNNNNNNNNNNNNNNNNNNNNNNNNNNNNNNNNNNNNNNNNNNNNNNNNNNNNNNNNNNNNNNNNNNNNNNNNNNNNNNNNNNNNNNNNNNNNNNNNNNNNNNNNNNNNNNNNNNNNNNNNNNNNNNNNNNNNNNNNNNNNNNNNNNNNNNNNNNNNNNNNNNNNNNNNNNNNNNNNNNNNNNNNNNNNNNNNNNNNNNNNNNNNNNNNNNNNNNNNNNNNNNNNNNNNNNNNNNNNNNNNNNNNNNNNNNNNNNNNNNNNNNNNNNNNNNNNNNNNNNNNNNNNNNNNNNNNNNNNNNNNNNNNNNNNNNNNNNNNNNNNNNNNNNNNNNNNNNNNNNNNNNNNNNNNNNNNNNNNNNNNNNNNNNNNNNNNNNNNNNNNNNNNNNNNNNNNNNNNNNNNNNNNNNNNNNNNNNNNNNNNNNNNNNNNNNNNNNNNNNNNNNNNNNNNNNNNNNNNNNNNNNNNNNNNNNNNNNNNNNNNNNNNNNNNNNNNNNNNNNNNNNNNNNNNNNNNNNNNNNNNNNNNNNNNNNNNNNNNNNNNNNNNNNNNNNNNNNNNNNNNNNNNNNNNNNNNNNNNNNNNNNNNNNNNNNNNNNNNNNNNNNNNNNNNNNNNNNNNNNNNNNNNNNNNNNNNNNNNNNNNNNNNNNNNNNNNNNNNNNNNNNNNNNNNNNNNNNNNNNNNNNNNNNNNNNNNNNNNNNNNNNNNNNNNNNNNNNNNNNNNNNNNNNNNNNNNNNNNNNNNNNNNNNNNNNNNNNNNNNNNNNNNNNNNNNNNNNNNNNNNNNNNNNNNNNNNNNNNNNNNNNNNNNNNNNNNNNNNNNNNNNNNNNNNNNNNNNNNNNNNNNNNNNNNNNNNNNNNNNNNNNNNNNNNNNNNNNNNNNNNNNNNNNNNNNNNNNNNNNNNNNNNNNNNNNNNNNNNNNNNNNNNNNNNNNNNNNNNNNNNNNNNNNNNNNNNNNNNNNNNNNNNNNNNNNNNNNNNNNNNNNNNNNNNNNNNNNNNNNNNNNNNNNNNNNNNNNNNNNNNNNNNNNNNNNNNNNNNNNNNNNNNNNNNNNNNNNNNNNNNNNNNNNNNNNNNNNNNNNNNNNNNNNNNNNNNNNNNNNNNNNNNNNNNNNNNNNNNNNNNNNNNNNNNNNNNNNNNNNNNNNNNNNNNNNNNNNNNNNNNNNNNNNNNNNNNNNNNNNNNNNNNNNNNNNNNNNNNNNNNNNNNNNNNNNNNNNNNNNNNNNNNNNNNNNNNNNNNNNNNNNNNNNNNNNNNNNNNNNNNNNNNNNNNNNNNNNNNNNNNNNNNNNNNNNNNNNNNNNNNNNNNNNNNNNNNNNNNNNNNNNNNNNNNNNNNNNNNNNNNNNNNNNNNNNNNNNNNNNNNNNNNNNNNNNNNNNNNNNNNNNNNNNNNNNNNNNNNNNNNNNNNNNNNNNNNNNNNNNNNNNNNNNNNNNNNNNNNNNNNNNNNNNNNNNNNNNNNNNNNNNNNNNNNNNNNNNNNNNNNNNNNNNNNNNNNNNNNNNNNNNNNNNNNNNNNNNNNNNNNNNNNNNNNNNNNNNNNNNNNNNNNNNNNNNNNNNNNNNNNNNNNNNNNNNNNNNNNNNNNNNNNNNNNNNNNNNNNNNNNNNNNNNNNNNNNNNNNNNNNNNNNNNNNNNNNNNNNNNNNNNNNNNNNNNNNNNNNNNNNNNNNNNNNNNNNNNNNNNNNNNNNNNNNNNNNNNNNNNNNNNNNNNNNNNNNNNNNNNNNNNNNNNNNNNNNNNNNNNNNNNNNNNNNNNNNNNNNNNNNNNNNNNNNNNNNNNNNNNNNNNNNNNNNNNNNNNNNNNNNNNNNNNNNNNNNNNNNNNNNNNNNNNNNNNNNNNNNNNNNNNNNNNNNNNNNNNNNNNNNNNNNNNNNNNNNNNNNNNNNNNNNNNNNNNNNNNNNNNNNNNNNNNNNNNNNNNNNNNNNNNNNNNNNNNNNNNNNNNNNNNNNNNNNNNNNNNNNNNNNNNNNNNNNNNNNNNNNNNNNNNNNNNNNNNNNNNNNNNNNNNNNNNNNNNNNNNNNNNNNNNNNNNNNNNNNNNNNNNNNNNNNNNNNNNNNNNNNNNNNNNNNNNNNNNNNNNNNNNNNNNNNNNNNNNNNNNNNNNNNNNNNNNNNNNNNNNNNNNNNNNNNNNNNNNNNNNNNNNNNNNNNNNNNNNNNNNNNNNNNNNNNNNNNNNNNNNNNNNNNNNNNNNNNNNNNNNNNNNNNNNNNNNNNNNNNNNNNNNNNNNNNNNNNNNNNNNNNNNNNNNNNNNNNNNNNNNNNNNNNNNNNNNNNNNNNNNNNNNNNNNNNNNNNNNNNNNNNNNNNNNNNNNNNNNNNNNNNNNNNNNNNNNNNNNNNNNNNNNNNNNNNNNNNNNNNNNNNNNNNNNNNNNNNNNNNNNNNNNNNNNNNNNNNNNNNNNNNNNNNNNNNNNNNNNNNNNNNNNNNNNNNNNNNNNNNNNNNNNNNNNNNNNNNNNNNNNNNNNNNNNNNNNNNNNNNNNNNNNNNNNNNNNNNNNNNNNNNNNNNNNNNNNNNNNNNNNNNNNNNNNNNNNNNNNNNNNNNNNNNNNNNNNNNNNNNNNNNNNNNNNNNNNNNNNNNNNNNNNNNNNNNNNNNNNNNNNNNNNNNNNNNNNNNNNNNNNNNNNNNNNNNNNNNNNNNNNNNNNNNNNNNNNNNNNNNNNNNNNNNNNNNNNNNNNNNNNNNNNNNNNNNNNNNNNNNNNNNNNNNNNNNNNNNNNNNNNNNNNNNNNNNNNNNNNNNNNNNNNNNNNNNNNNNNNNNNNNNNNNNNNNNNNNNNNNNNNNNNNNNNNNNNNNNNNNNNNNNNNNNNNNNNNNNNNNNNNNNNNNNNNNNNNNNNNNNNNNNNNNNNNNNNNNNNNNNNNNNNNNNNNNNNNNNNNNNNNNNNNNNNNNNNNNNNNNNNNNNNNNNNNNNNNNNNNNNNNNNNNNNNNNNNNNNNNNNNNNNNNNNNNNNNNNNNNNNNNNNNNNNNNNNNNNNNNNNNNNNNNNNNNNNNNNNNNNNNNNNNNNNNNNNNNNNNNNNNNNNNNNNNNNNNNNNNNNNNNNNNNNNNNNNNNNNNNNNNNNNNNNNNNNNNNNNNNNNNNNNNNNNNNNNNNNNNNNNNNNNNNNNNNNNNNNNNNNNNNNNNNNNNNNNNNNNNNNNNNNNNNNNNNNNNNNNNNNNNNNNNNNNNNNNNNNNNNNNNNNNNNNNNNNNNNNNNNNNNNNNNNNNNNNNNNNNNNNNNNNNNNNNNNNNNNNNNNNNNNNNNNNNNNNNNNNNNNNNNNNNNNNNNNNNNNNNNNNNNNNNNNNNNNNNNNNNNNNNNNNNNNNNNNNNNNNNNNNNNNNNNNNNNNNNNNNNNNNNNNNNNNNNNNNNNNNNNNNNNNNNNNNNNNNNNNNNNNNNNNNNNNNNNNNNNNNNNNNNNNNNNNNNNNNNNNNNNNNNNNNNNNNNNNNNNNNNNNNNNNNNNNNNNNNNNNNNNNNNNNNNNNNNNNNNNNNNNNNNNNNNNNNNNNNNNNNNNNNNNNNNNNNNNNNNNNNNNNNNNNNNNNNNNNNNNNNNNNNNNNNNNNNNNNNNNNNNNNNNNNNNNNNNNNNNNNNNNNNNNNNNNNNNNNNNNNNNNNNNNNNNNNNNNNNNNNNNNNNNNNNNNNNNNNNNNNNNNNNNNNNNNNNNNNNNNNNNNNNNNNNNNNNNNNNNNNNNNNNNNNNNNNNNNNNNNNNNNNNNNNNNNNNNNNNNNNNNNNNNNNNNNNNNNNNNNNNNNNNNNNNNNNNNNNNNNNNNNNNNNNNNNNNNNNNNNNNNNNNNNNNNNNNNNNNNNNNNNNNNNNNNNNNNNNNNNNNNNNNNNNNNNNNNNNNNNNNNNNNNNNNNNNNNNNNNNNNNNNNNNNNNNNNNNNNNNNNNNNNNNNNNNNNNNNNNNNNNNNNNNNNNNNNNNNNNNNNNNNNNNNNNNNNNNNNNNNNNNNNNNNNNNNNNNNNNNNN carries:
- the LOC120711586 gene encoding G-type lectin S-receptor-like serine/threonine-protein kinase At4g27290 isoform X2, which produces MASMRSRVPMRSISPICATLLFLSCSFSSMHLGASSDDHLVPGKPLTPGNTLVSDDGTFTLGFFSLSNSTKKHYYVGIWYSNIPQRTVVWVANRVVPITNLSSAMLVLTSSTNIVMSEGNGRILWRSNNKIMVRSPPATTISAEATLENTGNFILRSMGNSTILWQSFDHPADTLLPGMNLRISHKMHQVQHLISWKGPQDPSPGPFSYGADPNSFLQRFIWNSTRPHHRSPVWTSYFLLGSYMDNLHPTIYMAVHRGDDDEVYMSFGTPIDSVSLLIRMEISYTGKANILSWNNNMSAWTALYTQPAHECNLYAYCGPYGYCDNSEIIPTCKCLDGFEPNDEEAWINGRFLEGCHRKKALRCSGGDDFLTLPGMKVPDNFLFIGNKSFDECTEECRSNCSCVAYAYANMSTRAIDGDDTRCLIWTGMLIDMEKCSEGGENLYIRTKKISGSMLTTNILEIVLPVLAALLALICIVLVWICWFRGKQGSKEICTMLMLGDRGSTYELADRKIDLPLISFREVATATQNFSDSAILGRGGFGTVYKGTLGDKDIAVKRLCKGSGQGVVEFKNEAALITKLQHRNLVKLLGCCNDKDEKLLIYEYLPNNSLDAFLFNAARKSLLDWPTRFEIIKGIARGLLYLHQDSSLTIIHRDLKAGNVLLDAEMKPKISDFGTARIFGIDEQQSNTNRVVGTYGYMSPEYALEGTISLKSDVYSFGVLLLEVVSGLKISAAGPVTGAPNLIARAWGLWKDGNLRDLVDSSIVESCSLDEVLRCIHIGLLLVQDDPNARPLMSWVVSSLDNNDIELPQPSEPLCIARRNYRTGEAGESYGSSSSAMET
- the LOC120711586 gene encoding receptor-like serine/threonine-protein kinase SD1-8 isoform X3, with amino-acid sequence MSEGNGRILWRSNNKIMVRSPPATTISAEATLENTGNFILRSMGNSTILWQSFDHPADTLLPGMNLRISHKMHQVQHLISWKGPQDPSPGPFSYGADPNSFLQRFIWNSTRPHHRSPVWTSYFLLGSYMDNLHPTIYMAVHRGDDDEVYMSFGTPIDSVSLLIRMEISYTGKANILSWNNNMSAWTALYTQPAHECNLYAYCGPYGYCDNSEIIPTCKCLDGFEPNDEEAWINGRFLEGCHRKKALRCSGGDDFLTLPGMKVPDNFLFIGNKSFDECTEECRSNCSCVAYAYANMSTRAIDGDDTRCLIWTGMLIDMEKCSEGGENLYIRTKKISGSMLTTNILEIVLPVLAALLALICIVLVWICWFRGKQGSKEICTMLMLGDRGSTYELADRKIDLPLISFREVATATQNFSDSAILGRGGFGTVYKGTLGDKDIAVKRLCKGSGQGVVEFKNEAALITKLQHRNLVKLLGCCNDKDEKLLIYEYLPNNSLDAFLFNAARKSLLDWPTRFEIIKGIARGLLYLHQDSSLTIIHRDLKAGNVLLDAEMKPKISDFGTARIFGIDEQQSNTNRVVGTYGYMSPEYALEGTISLKSDVYSFGVLLLEVVSGLKISAAGPVTGAPNLIARAWGLWKDGNLRDLVDSSIVESCSLDEVLRCIHIGLLLVQDDPNARPLMSWVVSSLDNNDIELPQPSEPLCIARRNYRTGEAGESYVSDMSLGALEGR
- the LOC120711586 gene encoding G-type lectin S-receptor-like serine/threonine-protein kinase At4g27290 isoform X1 codes for the protein MASMRSRVPMRSISPICATLLFLSCSFSSMHLGASSDDHLVPGKPLTPGNTLVSDDGTFTLGFFSLSNSTKKHYYVGIWYSNIPQRTVVWVANRVVPITNLSSAMLVLTSSTNIVMSEGNGRILWRSNNKIMVRSPPATTISAEATLENTGNFILRSMGNSTILWQSFDHPADTLLPGMNLRISHKMHQVQHLISWKGPQDPSPGPFSYGADPNSFLQRFIWNSTRPHHRSPVWTSYFLLGSYMDNLHPTIYMAVHRGDDDEVYMSFGTPIDSVSLLIRMEISYTGKANILSWNNNMSAWTALYTQPAHECNLYAYCGPYGYCDNSEIIPTCKCLDGFEPNDEEAWINGRFLEGCHRKKALRCSGGDDFLTLPGMKVPDNFLFIGNKSFDECTEECRSNCSCVAYAYANMSTRAIDGDDTRCLIWTGMLIDMEKCSEGGENLYIRTKKISGSMLTTNILEIVLPVLAALLALICIVLVWICWFRGKQGSKEICTMLMLGDRGSTYELADRKIDLPLISFREVATATQNFSDSAILGRGGFGTVYKGTLGDKDIAVKRLCKGSGQGVVEFKNEAALITKLQHRNLVKLLGCCNDKDEKLLIYEYLPNNSLDAFLFNAARKSLLDWPTRFEIIKGIARGLLYLHQDSSLTIIHRDLKAGNVLLDAEMKPKISDFGTARIFGIDEQQSNTNRVVGTYGYMSPEYALEGTISLKSDVYSFGVLLLEVVSGLKISAAGPVTGAPNLIARAWGLWKDGNLRDLVDSSIVESCSLDEVLRCIHIGLLLVQDDPNARPLMSWVVSSLDNNDIELPQPSEPLCIARRNYRTGEAGESYVSDMSLGALEGR